The DNA region GCCGCCATCATCATACAGCAGAATGGGTTGACCATTATTCGCATAGTTTCCATCAGGTTTCAGGGACAGCATGCTGACATCCCGAATCTCATCCAGACCCTTCGGATGGCTGACTGTTAATTTTAGAGTATCCAGAACCAAAGCATCTGCCAGGAGGGTCAGTGTATCCAAATGGCTTACGCTGGTAATGACCGGTGGAGCAGGTATCTCAGGTTGGAGTGTTTCAGATTTAAAAATTGACTGCATACTATCATCAGCGTAAACCTGGAGAGTCCAGAGACTATCTGTATAACCAGACAAAGAATCAGGCACGGTCCAGTTACCATCATATCTGCCATCATTTACCAGAATATCACCATCTACACCCAGATCATTCAGTACGATCATCTGCAAATTCTGTGATAAACCATGTGGATCGAGATAGATACTGACCTGGGATATTTCCAGCGGGCTGTTTACAGCGATGGAGTAGAAAAATTGATTCGATAGATAATCAAACTCAAAGCTTGATATTTCAACACTGAATGAGTCTGCTTCTGATTGTGGCAGGTAAGGTTCTTCATCCAGTGTGGTCGGTGTCTGATCACAGGTGACCAAGAAAAGGATCAACATGATGGGAATTATCATTTGTGAGATATGCGACAAGTAGGTTTTACGGAGTTTGGGGAAATAAGGAAGCGTATAAGCATCCCTGGCGCTACAAGCGGTTAGAACAGTTCTTGTTGATGTCTGTTTTATTTCACTTCGCATAAATAGGCGATCCATTCATTCTTTACGTAGGGTTTTATGATTTTCCAAGAAGATGATGCAAGTAAAGCACGCGTTTCCAGATCCTCGCTGGCCAGCAGACCGGAAACGATCACTTTACCCCCTGGTCTGACAGCTTTGAAATAATCTGGCAAAATTGGAAACAAGCGGGCTCGGATAATATTGACCACCAACAGATCGTAAGGCAGGTGCAGGTCAGGTTTTTCACTGATCTGCAATTCAAACCCGGAGCCAATATCATTCAATTCAAGATTATCCTGAATATTAGCACGAGTGAAGGGGTCATTTTCGATGGCATCTACGTGGGAAGCACCCAGATGAAGCGCGGTGATACCCAGAATACCGCTACCGGTTCCCACATCAAGCACGCTTTCCTGTCCCGCAATGCTCTCTTCCAATATTTGAAGACAAAGTTGAGTGGTCTCGTGAGTTCCAGTACCAAAGGCCATGGCCGGGCGGATGCGGGTTATAAAGCGGTGTGGAAAAGCGGCTGGGTCTTCCCATTCAGGCAGAATGATCAGTTGTTTGGTTATCTCAGTCGGTTTGAAATAGGCCTGCCAATTCTTATTCCAATTTTCACGATCAACGATTGCTTCTGAAATCTGAGCATCGGGATCCAGATCTTTCAGGAAGGTTTTCAGATTGTCCAGCACCATTTGGACGTCGTCATCCAGCGGATAACTGACCTGAAAGGTGGTTTCTTCCTCAATAATTGCTAAACCACCCAGCGCCAATGCGAAATCCATGGCGATCTCCTGATATGTCTCAGAAATACTGATATCAGCAGAGATCCATTGTGAAACGGCATCCACTAAGAGAGTCCCTTCCCCAATTGCAGCCATTTAAGTAAAAGCGGGTTATAGATGTGATATCCTTCATCCCGGTTGATTAGCCAACCCTCGCGTAACATTT from Candidatus Neomarinimicrobiota bacterium includes:
- a CDS encoding 50S ribosomal protein L11 methyltransferase — encoded protein: MAAIGEGTLLVDAVSQWISADISISETYQEIAMDFALALGGLAIIEEETTFQVSYPLDDDVQMVLDNLKTFLKDLDPDAQISEAIVDRENWNKNWQAYFKPTEITKQLIILPEWEDPAAFPHRFITRIRPAMAFGTGTHETTQLCLQILEESIAGQESVLDVGTGSGILGITALHLGASHVDAIENDPFTRANIQDNLELNDIGSGFELQISEKPDLHLPYDLLVVNIIRARLFPILPDYFKAVRPGGKVIVSGLLASEDLETRALLASSSWKIIKPYVKNEWIAYLCEVK